The Candidatus Cloacimonadota bacterium region CCACTTCTTTACCGTGTTTGCGGGCAATATAACTATCTATAAATTGCATAGGTCCGGGGCGGTAAAGTGCCACCATAGCAATAAGATCTTCAAACATATTGGGCTTTAAATCTATTAAGTATTTGCGCATACCATCGCTTTCAAACTGGAACACTCCATCGGTTTCACCTTTGCTAAGCATGCTGAATACTCTTTTGTCGTCTAAAGCAATATTCTCGATATCAATTGTTTTATTTTGGCTATTCTGAACCAGATCGATGGTTTTCTTGATCAAAGTTAAGGTTTTAAGACCCAATATGTCCATTTTCAGCATCTTAAGTTCGTCTAACCACTTGCCCTCATATTGCACCAAAATTACCTTTTCACCATCCTTTTGAATGCTGCAAGCCAAAGGCACATATTCGGTTAGGTCTCCCGGTGCTATAACTACACCCGCTGCATGAATACCGGTTTGACGAATCAAGCCTTCTAGCACTATTGAGTGTTTTAAAATGCTCTGATACAATTCATTCTGGTTAATCAGATTCACAAAGTCCGGAAACTGTTTTAGCGCATCTTCCAAGCTTTTAACCGGGCCTGGTATGGTTTTGGTGATAGTATTGGCATCTGCCGCAGGTACAGACAATACTCTTGCCACGTCCTTAATCACGCTTTTAGCTCCCAAGGTGCCAAAGGTTATAATTTGAGTTACGCTTTCCCGATTGTATTTTTGCACTATATAATCTATTACCTTATTGCGTCCCTGCGCACAAAAATCGATATCAATATCGGGCATGCTGATTCTATCTGGGTTTAGAAATCTTTCGAACAATAAGCCATATTTGATCGGGTCTAATTTGGTGATGTTTAGCAAATATGCTATTATGCTGCCTGCAGCCGATCCTCTACCGGGTCCCACTGGCACATCTTGTTTACGGGCATTATCGATAATATCTTTTACTACCAGGAAGTAGCCTTCAAAGCCCATGCGCTTGATAACCCCCAGTTCGTAATCTATTCTTTCGAGAACCTCATTATTGGCTTGGGGATATTTCTCTTTTGCTGCTTGCAGGCAGAGATGGCGCAGATAGTCTCCCATTTCTTTAAATTCCAAAGGTGTTTCCACTTCCGGTAACAGGAATTTGTCGTAATGAAGTTCCAAATCTATCCTTTCGGCAATCTTTAGAGTATTTTCGTATGCTTCCGGCACATCCGGAAAGATTTCTTTCATCTCTTGGGGAGATTTAAAGTATAGTTGTGTGGTATTGTACCTCATTCTGCCGGGATCGTTAAGCAGTTTACCGGTTTGAATACAAAGCAAGATGTCGTGTGCTTCATGGTCTTCTTGATGTAAATAGTGACAATCGTTGGTTAGCACCAAAGGTATGTTTAGCTCGTGCGCCAAATCTACTATTTTGGGCATCACAATTTTCTCCGAATCCAGTTGATGGTTCTGAATTTCCAGATAGTAACGGTCTTGAAACAAGTCTTTATACCACAATGCAGATTCCCGAGCTTCGCGATCCCGATTGTTTAAAAGCAACGATGCAATTTCACCTTTTACGCAAGCGGAAAGGCAGATGATGCCATCACTATATTGGCTAAGAAGGCTTTTAGACATGCGTGGTTTGTAATAGAACCCATTTATATAGGAGAGTGAAGAGAGTTTCATCAGATTTTTGTAACCCTGATAGTTTTGCGCCAGGAGAACAAGATGGTGGCGCAAATCGTTCTTGCTAAGATCGTTATCTAGCTCTCCATTGATAATATAGGCTTCAGTGCCGATTATCGGTTTGATTCCGGCTTTTTTGGCAGTTTTATAAAAATCAATCACGCCAAACAAATTTCCATGATCTGTTATCGCTACCGCGGGCATACCCATCTCTTTGGCAAGCTTCACCATGCGGTCCACCCGGCAAGCACCATCTAATAAACTGTATTGTGTATGATTATGTAAATGTACAAAAGACATGATCTACTCCATCTCACTCTTAAAATTCATGATTTAGGAAAAGGGATTATGTGTCAATTGAAATCCATCGCAATGATGCCCTCAAATGCTATATAAAATAAGAGTTGTTAAAGATCTATGTGCCTATCCATTGAATATCCGGCAGATCGCATTTCGAAGCTTTACTTCATCCACATTTCTTTACTGAACAATACAGAGTAAAGAACACAACCCTGCCGTTTTTTAGCGCTACGATAATTAAATTTCTATATACACAAGACAGTTTTGTTCACCAGAGTATCGCCAATACAGTAGCTTCGAAGAATCT contains the following coding sequences:
- a CDS encoding DNA polymerase III subunit alpha, whose product is MSFVHLHNHTQYSLLDGACRVDRMVKLAKEMGMPAVAITDHGNLFGVIDFYKTAKKAGIKPIIGTEAYIINGELDNDLSKNDLRHHLVLLAQNYQGYKNLMKLSSLSYINGFYYKPRMSKSLLSQYSDGIICLSACVKGEIASLLLNNRDREARESALWYKDLFQDRYYLEIQNHQLDSEKIVMPKIVDLAHELNIPLVLTNDCHYLHQEDHEAHDILLCIQTGKLLNDPGRMRYNTTQLYFKSPQEMKEIFPDVPEAYENTLKIAERIDLELHYDKFLLPEVETPLEFKEMGDYLRHLCLQAAKEKYPQANNEVLERIDYELGVIKRMGFEGYFLVVKDIIDNARKQDVPVGPGRGSAAGSIIAYLLNITKLDPIKYGLLFERFLNPDRISMPDIDIDFCAQGRNKVIDYIVQKYNRESVTQIITFGTLGAKSVIKDVARVLSVPAADANTITKTIPGPVKSLEDALKQFPDFVNLINQNELYQSILKHSIVLEGLIRQTGIHAAGVVIAPGDLTEYVPLACSIQKDGEKVILVQYEGKWLDELKMLKMDILGLKTLTLIKKTIDLVQNSQNKTIDIENIALDDKRVFSMLSKGETDGVFQFESDGMRKYLIDLKPNMFEDLIAMVALYRPGPMQFIDSYIARKHGKEVVRYDHPLLENALKSTYGVTIYQEQVMQISRELGGLTGGEADTLRKAMGKKNSDLMMKFREKIIVGAAKNGVPATTIEKIWQDWLRFAEYAFNKCHATCYALVAYQTAWLKTFYPVEFMAALLSLEDDPSDIPVKIDVCKSMGINIIPPNINRSIAEFSVHDCDVHFGLRAIKNLGEAAMKAIIEEREQNGAFTSVFNFCSRLDSSAVNKTVLESLIASGAMDELEGTRAQKWAVIEPALALSSGDQRDRKRGQTNLFDLISDNDDEADYFPPLPSIEDWSYLHQLDMEKAVLGFYMSGHPLFEYRNLVKQICNANSISGKSKSGDLQLVGIVSNIVRKKDSKGNPMAFVEMEDLNGKFELSLFSRDFNKYSSMLHVGKVYYIIGSKSGYNGNDDGILRVLPSELIMFEELPQKMQGCLKLRCNQSHILKGKLVEIASWIKRKPGNIKLQVEVETKDHEYYILETRDTIFADNSVLAWLDAQKIDYKLDIQSVTQKAD